In Amycolatopsis sp. FBCC-B4732, the genomic stretch GGTCCGGCCGCCGCCTTCGATGCAGCCGGCGGTGACGCCGAGGAGCAGGGCGAGGAGGGCGAGGACGGCGGGTTTCGGCCGGAGCCAGGCCCCGGCGCGGTAGCCGGCGATGAGGATCCCGGCGTTGTTGCCGACGACGTACCCCTGACAGGTGCAGAGCAGCAGCGGCGCGCCGGCGAACAGGAGCGCGTGCGCGAGCGCGACCCAGCCGGAGTGGCGGGCGGCGCCGGCGAGCGCGGCGTTGACGGCGATGCCGCCGAGCAGCACCGCCCAGCCGCGCCAGCCCGATTCGCCGAGCGAGCCGCGCAGGGTGAACAGGGCGGCGTCGCAGACCACGCAGACGAGCGCGACCAGCAGCGACTGGCGCCTCAGCGACCCCCGGATGTCCGGCACACCCGCCACTTTGCCGCAAGCGGCGGGCGAGTGGGCGGGAACGCCCCGATGCGACGGGAGGGGTACGCGGCATCGGGGCGGACCCTGGCAGGAGGGCCGTCGGCGCCGAAACGCCCCAATGTGGCGTTCGGTGCGTCCAGCGCACCCGATGTGGCGTTCGGTGCGTTGAGCGCACCCAACGCCACATCGGGGCGCTCGGGGTGAGCTGGGCCGGTCAGTTCGTGGGGCGGCCCGAGTACTCGCCGCCGCGGCGCTGGCCAGGCTGGCGCTGGCCTTCGAAGCCCTGGCCCAGCGTTGTCGCCGTCGCCGTCTGGCCCTCGACCTTCGCCACCACCGTCACGTTCGTCGCGCCCTGCTTCACGTCGCCCGTCTTCCGCGTCGACGAGCCGATCGTGTACGTCTGCTTGTAGCCGTCCTTGCTGGTCAGCGTCACCGAAGTCGCGCTCAGCTCGGTGACGTCGCCGGTCTGCAGGCGCTCGGTCGTGTAGCCGCCGTTCGGGTCGGCCACGACGAAGTCGCCGTGCAGGGCGTCGCGCATCGCGGCCGGCCCGCCGCCGAAACCGCCGCCCGGCATGCCCTGGCCGCGGAACTGGCCGTTGCCGCCCGGACCGCCGAAGCCGCCGGGGCCCTGCGCGGTGTTGTCGGCGCTGCTGGTGCCCGCCCAGATCGCCGCGCCGCCGCCGGCCGCGATGACCACCGCGATGCCGGCCGCGATCGCCGTCTTCTTGCCGGACCAGCCCTTCTTCGGCGCGGCGGGGGCCGGGTCGCCCCAGTTGGCGGGGGCCGGTTCGCCCTGGGGTGGCGTGTTCGGCGTCGGCTCGGTCGTCATCGTGTCCTCCGGTGGTGCCCACACTGGTCGGAGACCAGGTTCGCCGCCGAGGCTGTGTTTGAGCTGTGCGGGGCGTCAGCGGGTGCTGTGCCTCGACCGGGCGAACTCTCACAGGGAACGCACAGCGGCCGCACAGCGAACACTGACGGCGAGCCGGGAAGGTGGCACCATGACCGCTATGAACGCCACGTCACCCGGCCCTGGCAAGGCCGACCTGCGCCGGGCCGACGGCAGTCCGGTGCGGGTGCTCGTGGTCGACGACGAATCGACGCTGGCCGAGCTCGTGTCGATGGCCCTGCGGATGGAGGGCTGGGAGGTGCGCAGCGCGGGCGACGGCACGGAGGCCGTCCGGATCGCGCGCGACTTCCGCCCCGACGCCGTCGTCCTCGACGTCATGCTCCCCGACTTCAGCGGGCTGGAAGTGCTGCGGCGCATGCGGTCCGAGGCGCCGAACCTGCCGGTGCTGTTCCTGACGGCGAAGGACGCGGTCGAGGACCGCATCGCCGGGCTCACCGCGGGCGGCGACGACTACGTCACCAAGCCCTTCAGCCTCGAAGAGGTCGCATTGCGGCTGCGCGCGTTGCTGCGCCGCGCGGGTGGCGTCACCGGCGCGAGCGGGTCGCAGCTGGTCGTCGGCGACCTCACCCTCGACGAGGACAGCCGCGAGGTGCACCGCGGCGGCGACCTGGTGCCGCTGACCGCGACCGAGTTCGAGCTGCTGCGCTACCTCATGCGCAACCCCAAGCGCGTGCTGTCGAAGGCCCAGATCCTGGACCGCGTCTGGAGCTACGACTTCGGCGGGCAGGCCAACATCGTCGAGCTCTACATCTCCTACCTGCGCAAGAAGATCGACGCCGACCGCGAGCCGATGATCCACACCATGCGGGGCGCCGGGTATGTCCTCAAGCCAGCGGGCTGAGCGGCGGCGGTTCCGGACGCGGCGGCCGTGGTCGCTGCGGCGGCGGCTGATCGTCCAGCTCGCCGCGCTGCTCGCGCTGGTGTGCCTGGTCGTCGGCGTGGTCACGGAGTTCGCGCTGAGCGAGTTCCTCGTCGGCCAGCAGGACAAGCGGCTGGCCGCGACGAACGACCGCGGCAAGCACAACGGCGAGCCCCCGCCCTGGGTGTACGGCGACACGCCACCGCCCGACCCGCTGCGGGTGCTCGGGCAGGGCGACGGCACCCTCGCGGTCACGGTGAGCGCCGGGCTGGTCCGGGCGAGCGTCCTGGACTTCACCGCCGGCGCGGTCCCCACCGCCACCGGGCAGGGCAAGCGACGGCCACCGCTCAAGCCGATCAGCCGCGACCAGGTGACGACGCTGCTCACGCTGGCGGCCGACGGCAAGCCACACACCGTCGACCTCGGCGGCAGCCTCGGCGAATACCGCGTCCTGTCGACCGCGTCGCCCGGCGGCGAGCGCACGGTCATCGGCCTGCCGCTGAGGGACGTCAACGAAACGCTGTGGCGGCTCGGGTTCATCCTCGGCGGCGTCGCGCTCGCCGGGATCCTGGTCGCGGGCGCGGTCGGCGCGGCGACGATCCGGCGCACGATGAAGCCGCTCGACCGGCTGGCCGCGACCGCGACGCGCGTGTCCGAGCTGCCGCTGGACCGCGGTGAAGTCGCGCTGTCGGAACGGGTCCCGGAACCCGACACCGACCCGAACACCGAGGTCGGCAAGGTCGGCTCGGCGCTGAACCGGATGCTGCAGCACGTCGCGAACGCGCTCACCGCGCGGCACGCGAGCGAGAACCGCGTCCGCCAGTTCGTCGCGGACGCGAGCCACGAGCTCCGCACGCCGCTGGCGGCGATCCGCGGGTACGCCGAGCTCACGCGCCGCAGCGGCGAGCAGGTGCCGCCGGACGTCGCGTTCGC encodes the following:
- a CDS encoding response regulator transcription factor codes for the protein MTAMNATSPGPGKADLRRADGSPVRVLVVDDESTLAELVSMALRMEGWEVRSAGDGTEAVRIARDFRPDAVVLDVMLPDFSGLEVLRRMRSEAPNLPVLFLTAKDAVEDRIAGLTAGGDDYVTKPFSLEEVALRLRALLRRAGGVTGASGSQLVVGDLTLDEDSREVHRGGDLVPLTATEFELLRYLMRNPKRVLSKAQILDRVWSYDFGGQANIVELYISYLRKKIDADREPMIHTMRGAGYVLKPAG
- a CDS encoding cell wall metabolism sensor histidine kinase WalK — encoded protein: MSSSQRAERRRFRTRRPWSLRRRLIVQLAALLALVCLVVGVVTEFALSEFLVGQQDKRLAATNDRGKHNGEPPPWVYGDTPPPDPLRVLGQGDGTLAVTVSAGLVRASVLDFTAGAVPTATGQGKRRPPLKPISRDQVTTLLTLAADGKPHTVDLGGSLGEYRVLSTASPGGERTVIGLPLRDVNETLWRLGFILGGVALAGILVAGAVGAATIRRTMKPLDRLAATATRVSELPLDRGEVALSERVPEPDTDPNTEVGKVGSALNRMLQHVANALTARHASENRVRQFVADASHELRTPLAAIRGYAELTRRSGEQVPPDVAFAMSRVESESRRMTTLVEDLLLLARLDSGRQVVHEWVDLCRLVADAVADAHVAGPDHKWLMDVPGEPIGVRGDAGQLHQVVINVLANARTHTPAGTTVTTTLSTSDETVRLRVADDGPGIPPDILPDVFERFARGDNSRSRAAGSTGLGLAIVAAVVSAHDGRVAVQSRPGRTEFEITFPAAPTPA